The DNA sequence AGcttattgagggaaaaaaaagtcaggttGGAGTTTTCAAGTTGCACACTCAGTTTTTCCTCAACCTTTCCTGATGGCAAGGTAGGAAAGAAAGTGCTTACTGACATGGAGTCcagtgttggggggtgggggggatggattCCAGTGGTCTAGAGGTCTGCTCCCAGTGCTGACACAAAGGGACCCTGTCTAGGTTTTTATATACCAATTACCACACATGATGGCTTTAATTGCAAGCCTTACTCAATTGGCTTTACCCGCATCGGATGACTAAGTATACCTATGACTTTGACCACTTTTAATATACACCTGATGCTGGCAACAGCATCTGACTTAGCTGACTTGTCTAGCAAACCACTCTTTTGGCCCTGAGAGATTTTGCAGTGAAAGAATTTGACCTTTAGCATTCTTTCTTACTTATGGCCTTCATCTCAGTGccagtctttttcttatttatatgaaatctcggcttttttttttttaacttttctgttacGTGTttagtttaaaagaaattgagttactttttaaaaaggtgattcaTTTGACTCACACGTTGACTCCAGTTTAAGGTTTGTAATGGAAAactcctcctggttgagtttacAACTTGACTTTGGGTCAGCTGCTGGAGTCCCAGAAAAGGTTTATTACActtaacttatttttctcatctgagaAGTTTCACACATCAACTTTAAGTTGGTTTACTATGACTTCACGGAATTAATGATTGCTATGTGGACCGTCTGCTGTCCAAGCAGAGTACCATATGAGTATGTTGTTGCTGATTTTGCTAACCAGGAAAGAGCTTCATCATCTGAATATACAAAAAAGTCTTGTTGCTTTTGGAATAGTTCAACCTTAATCATATTCAAACTATGTCAAACTGTAAGAATTTGGAGAATAGCAAAGggtattcattttgcttttctttataaactATTGGGTAGCAGCGGATCCCAGTCAGTTAGTGTCACCGATGCCCGTGACACTGACGCATACCCACAGATGTATCTTTCAACCTTAAGATTCCTCAACTGGGGGAATTCCTGCTTAACTTTTGCCCTCGGCCCCCTTCTTGATGGTTAAATGAGGCCGCGATGCGGCCCAGCAGCTGAGCAACTACAAAAAGCTCAAGCGTCTAGAACTCTTGGAACTGAATTTGTCCCACTGAGCTCAGGTGGAAAGTCCCATCTTTGTAAAGCTGATACGAGTTGTTATTAACTAAGTGGTGAGGAATTGCTCTCAGGCTCTCTGACATTCatcccaacaaataaaaattatttttttaatgcatgtcaTCCAAGGTTGCTCATCATTACTACATTCTCTGGATGGCTGGCACAGAATCCTCTGTGTTTACCTTAAgtccttaaaggaaaaaaagaagggatggGTAGAGTCAAGTCCACTCTGGCTATAATTGTCAATGAAGCTGGGATCAGTGGCCTTCTTGACTCctatatcttattttatcttcttgtGATCCGTGACAATATCTGGTCAATGTACAATAGCAATCTATCATTGAGTCTCCATATGCTGCCAGATTTACATACTGGTGGTGGTAATCAACTTAGACATTGATAGCACTTGTTggagaacagagagggaaagaaagacaaatggagagccaagaaatggaaaatgctcACTAAGCCCAGGTGTTGTTGAAAGTAACCCTTAAATCTCCCTTCTTGGAGGATTCCAGTTACAGAAGATTTGAATTAGAAATTGACACTTCCCAAACAGGGGCCTAAGAAGGCTTGCTTGGATGACTGTTTTCCCCCAGCCCAAGAAAGCCATCTCAAGGTGGACTTGACTCCCACCATTCCGTGCCAGTCTAATGAACTTTCCTGTGAATTACCCGTCACTGAAGGGTGCCTTTAGTTAGGGTTACACGCTTTCTTCTCCCAATAATGGGCAATGATTGGCCACAAGAGGGCGCATTCCAAAGACTTTTGCTCCTTCCCATTTAATCTAGGGAAATGCAATTTCACCTCCTGGAAGCCCCATTCTGCAGCACCCAAATCTTGGTGCTTGTCAGTTGCCCCCTGCTTCCTCTCGTCCTCCAGAAAAAGTTAGGATTTTATGGGATGGGAGAAACATGACTCCCTGTGATACAGTAaatgagacagaagaaaagaaatgagaattctAGTGATGCATGTGAACATTCCCGAGCTCTATGGAAGGCAGAGGAATGATACATTTCAGAAGCAGAGCGTGGAGAAATGTGACCATGAATCATCAGCAATACTGATCTGCTCACACATCTCTCCCTAAGACGGCTGGCTGCCTGGGCTTTTACAAAAATGCCTTCCAGCTCCCCTCATTTCATTGCCTGGTTTCCCTGTCTTATCAACGCTTTTCACCAGGGACAAATGACAAGTGACTTCCAACAGGGAGGAAAGGGCTGTTTGGTGACTGCCTTGTGAAAAATTGGGTACGGCTTTGGGGGATGCATTTGTTTCCAAAGTTAGAGTGTGCAGCGAGATGGTGGCAGAAAGACCAGAAGCAAGATGCCTAGTGGTTTTGGGCCTGTGACGTAGGTGGATCTGAGTGGGGGCGGCGAGCTGTCAGAGGGCAGAAAGTCGGCTTTCGTATTTGGAGAACTGGGAGTAATACCTTCCCAGGCACTTTTTGTGAGAACATATTATTTGTCTTGGCCCCTCTTCTGCTAAACTATACTCGAGCATGAGCTGTAGATCAGAATTCCTCATACTCGACTGGTCCCTAGATCCAAAACCCAAAGTGTAAAAGTTCGCAGGAACTTTGGAAGAGGTCTCTGAAATTTCTGTGGGTTgaatcttaagaattttttttctacttcttctagGATCCtaagcccctttctctctctatttcacCCCTATTTGAATGGGAGACACAGGAATGTGGCCGAGCATTTGCAATTCAATAGCACATcctaagataaaaatattaaggcTAAAAGAAAAATCCAATCCAGATAATTTATGACCAAAAAGACCTCTGCGACAGGTTAAAGGAGGCATAACCTTGAAGACCCCACTTTCTGCCATCTGCAGAGACCCctgaaaacagcccaaatgcaAAGTTAGTGCTTTAGAGAACACGCATGCTGTAACCGGTAGTTCTGTATACTGGTACCAGGGACTATACCATATCTAGGCGCAGTGAAACCTGGATGAAGAATGGGAAATTAAAGTAACAGCAGCATTTTACaaggagcccccctccccctgccccgcctcccGTGGCGAGTTTAAATCTATAAACAAGATTTTCCACATTCACATTAGAGACATAATTATTACCCATAGGTACAAGGGCAGCATACTTTGGGCAGGACCCTGGTGAGGCGAACAAAGCAGAATACAAACGAAATGcgaagtgtgcatgtgtgtgtgtgtgtgtgtgtgtgtgtgtgtgtgtgtgtgtgtgtgtgtgtattgcgtGTATTGCTTATTTCATGAGAAATGTTCATCCGCCCACAGATCTGAGGTGTGGGGCTTGAGGGGGAGCAGAATTTTGAGTCCCGGTGTGGGGGAAGAGAACAACAAGGGGCTTGGCTGCTTAACCCTTGGCAGGCCTGCTTTCATGATTGAGTTattaaaaacatctgaaaaatcctgaaagcaaaggaaaaggtgCTTTCAGGTGTTCTGACTTCTAGCTTCCGGTCTTTCCTCAGTCCAATCCCTCCTTCCCCGGCAGCATTTCAAAGGTCTTCCCTGTAAAGTGCAATTTTTCAGCCTCCTACTCATTTTTAtgcacctttctctctccctttggtaTGTGTCCCCCGAGCTCATAGAGGTTTAAGTGATGAAATATTATCACCCACATGGGTTTGCGTGGGACTTTCTTAGTGAATTACTCAGGCAGAGCAGGCTGTGATACAAGCCTTGCTCACGAGCCTCGGGAGGGAAAAAATAGCACAGAGGATGAAAAGAATATTATCAGAGAGTAGGTAATGAAAGGTTAGCAAAGCCACCAGCTATATCTAGTTAGATAGGTAATAATGCAGGAACCCAGAGCGCACCTGTATAAGCTAATGCTGTACCTGCTCCCAAAGCATTGTGGGAAGGCTTCCATTTCAGGATTTGATGCAGGAGATATTTAAGTCAAACCTGAAACTGATTAGTAATTGATCCTAAACACCTCAGCCTCAGGCAACctcctttcattttttcaaactgTTATGCATAGAGATTTGAAGATTGGAGCATCCTAAAAGCATCACTGCGGTATAACAATCTCCCTTAGGTAGAATACAGATAAAAGGGAATATAATCAAGTGACTAGTTATATTTTCCATACCTAAGAAATTTGAGGGTTGTAATATCTTTCTGAAACCTGCAGCCCTGATAAATATTAATCATCTCAGCTTCTAGCTGTCTCATTCTCTCCACCCCCTTCTGCAATGAAagctaaatgtaaaagaaaaaaaatattgcactGCTTAATAAGTCAAATAcaatagaacttttaaaatgtacctGCATATAAGGTAGACATTAGGAAGACTtgcatctctctcttccccctgttCTCCTGAGCATTATGGCAACAGCATTTTCATGAAATtggatctgttttattttttttccctgataaaaTATCATGCAATATACAAATAGCAGTTCCAGAAATGGACACCAGGAGAAGGAGGCGACAGGCATGTCAATTAGTAGGGGGAAAATCCAAATGTCAGAAATATGGGGGAGAGATACAGCACGCAGGCAATGGAAGCAAATACAGGGAACAGAATCTTTCAGCTCAGATAATTAAACCAATGCATAAATCAGTGCTGTGCCTCTCCACAGTACGCAGGCGATGCCATGCAGTTAATTATCAGCCAGGACCAGGTTGAAAGTCATTTTATGATGCCTCTCTGATCCTAATATAACAGCACCTGACAGATTGAGCCCCCTCTAATGAGTACTCTCTTTGTATGATCCTCTCTCAGGAACACTAAATCATTTGCTTCCAAGTACAGCTGCCtgtgaagaaggggaggggctatATCCTGCGTTAGAAACCTGCTCCTGTGAACTGAGGGGCTCTCCTCTAGGCTGTTCCTGGAAGCCAGCGACCTCAGCCTCCCTGGCCCTAGGAAGGCAGTTTGCACAGGCTGTCGCGGCTTCAATCCAGTGGGCCAGTGAGCccaccctggcccccacccccacccccagcatatCCGTGGACTTCTCTGGACTCTATTCATGGGAAGTCCAATGTGTGCTGGTCTGCACTGCCATCTGGACCCTCTCTATAACCGAGCACTGGCTGCCTTCACCCCGGCCCCTCCTGTCAAGCCCAGGTGAAAGCCCAGCGGAGCCTGTGGGAACGAGTTACCTGAAACCCAGAGAGCTTTTCCCATTCTGAGGACGAGTCAGATTCTCCAGTTTCACACTCTttcctagaaaaacaaaacacaaccttGTGCCCTCTGGCTTCTCTAATTTAGCAGCTACTATCTCTCGGTCCTTAGGGTGGCACCCTGCACAGTTTAAGGTTTCAGACGCTGGCCTATGTCGAGGCAGAAGGCAGAAGGGAGAACAGCAGGTAGCTTGTGACTGTCCTCTGCGGGGCAGGGTGGAGGTGCCCACGCCGGAGGGAGCCTGCACCCTCCTTCAGGCCGGCTCTCCGAGGCTTGGGTGGCTTCCGGAAGCtgcttgtctttttaaatttaaatcattaaGCTCTCCTTCCTAGAGtctgctcttttcctttcttaaacaaaacaaaacaaaacaaaaaacagcaacagaGAAACCCACCGTTTGTAGCAAAGGGGCGTACTGCATTCACGTTTTGAAAAGAAATCATGCCCCctaaaaaaaagacagtccccCCCTTCTTCTAACTGCTCCCCGCTCTAGTGATCTAATCATAAACCTAgctttattattcatttcaaCTCCTGCCAGGGACCCAGGGCTGGAGGCAAAGGgaccccccctctccccccgcaccaccaccaccaatgtGGCCAGGGTCCTACAACTTTATACCAAGATGCCGGAGAATCTTTTGTATACATATGTAGCCCTTCCTGGCCCTGGCCTCAGCGAATTTACCACTATCAGAATCGCAGTGTGCAGAGTGTGTTAAATTAAGAACAGAATCTACAGTGCGCAATGCACAGAAAAGCCTGCCTTCTGCTGCAGAGAACTTGAACGAGTGCCGAAAATTTATAGTACCGTAAACATCTCAGGGCTGAGAGTGATAACTATGGCTGGATTTCCGTTAGCTATAGAAATCCAGGCAGGGAGACCCTCCTAGGGAGTTGCGAGTTCTAAGATGAACTTCTCCTGACATTGTTCTCAGATTTGTGTACAAGATGCATGTGCGTGGGACTGTTGTAAGCAGGCACACGCAGGAGGCGGCCATGAAAAGAGGGCACGTTTCATATACCACCAAGGGGTAAACGTGGAACTGAGGGAAGGTGTTTCATCAACCCGAGAATTCCAGTCTGGACACCTGCTCCTTGCAGTAAATGTTGTTACATGTACAGACATACAGGTGCTTATGGAAGGAGAAGGGAGTAGTGTGAACTAGGCAAGAACTGAATGGTCTCTGAATCCAACTGCCTCGCCATTGTGGGGGTTGCCCCTCTGTTAGTAGCAGTCGCTGTAATTGGGGCTCATTAAGCTGCATTCAGAAGGGAACGAGGCAAAAATGGGGCACACGGCAGTAGGGGGTGGGTCTCCTAATCTAATATAACTCAAGGCTGAAGATGCCTCCATTTGTTAATAGGGAGTCAGGCGATTGCCTACTTCCTGGTAAATGCCGGACCATGACCGTGAACAAGATGGATAGGATCTCAGACCTGGGGCATCCTAAATTAGACTGGCAGGAGGGTCGGGGAAGTGGTGTGGTCTCATCTGCAAACCAAAACCTCATCAAGGGCAGCCACTGAGGGTGACGTGTTGGGAGCTGGAGGATTCTAGACGAGGGGCACACTGCCTGGAGGTGAGAGAGTGCATGGGATGCTTCTGACCTCAAACACTGTGTGGCTGTGCCACAGAGGACGGGGCGCTGGGAGAGAGCCCGAGTTGAGGCAGAGTCCAGAGTCTCGGGTGGCTCCCGTTTTATACCTGCTGAATGGTGAAATGATGGGAGAGGGGCCTGGCTTTATGCTGAAAGGCCAGATGCAAGCAAAGACTGTCGTGGTGACccagaaaagaaatgatggacAAGTGAAGCAGGTTgtggtgagggaggaggagtCTAGCTCTGTGGGCACTTCtgtcggggaggggggaggtgttTGCGTGTTTATGTGGGAACAGCACCGCTTCCACGACTTGCTAGAGCTCGCGGGGTGCTTTCATCTGTGTGATCCCATTTGATCCTTCCAAACCTGAGGCATAAGGGGTCAAATGTCTTTATgacattcccattttatagaagaggaaactgagattaAGCGGCTAGGGAACAGACACAGACCTCCCGGGCTTCTGGACACTGAGATCTGGGCTCTCTTCTTTCTAGGGCAAGAGTTGACAAATTTTCtctggaaagggccagagagCAAAGATGTGAAGCTTTGTGGGCCAGTCTGTCTTGTGACTGGCGGGGACCTAGTgcgaaagcagccacagacagccTATGAAGAAATGAGTGTAGCCGGGGTCCCGCTAAACCTTATCACAGGCGCTGAAGCGtccatttcatataattttcccaTGTCACCAAAATCCTATTTTtcttcaaccatttaaaaatgtcaaaagtgTTCTTACAGTCAGGGGGCCACAATCCTCTGACCCGTGTTGGAGATGGCCTGTGGCAGAGGCCCCACGCCTGCCTGAAATTAGTGACTGGTGACCAACATCGCAACTAACGAGTGTCCCTGCTCTCTCTTGTGCTGTGTTTCGTCTGCAGGCACAGCCAGGAAAACACTGCACTTTGAGATTTCCAAAGAAGGCAGTGACCTGTCGGTGGTGGAACGCGCAGAAGTCTGGCTCTTCCTCAAAGTCCCCAAGGCCAACAGGACCAGGACCAAAGTCACCATCCAGCTCTTGCAGAAACAACCCCAGGGCGGCGTGGACgcgggggaggaggcagaggaaatgggCTTGATGGAGGAGAGAAACGAGGTGTTGATATCGGAAAAGGTGGTGGATGCCCGGAAGAGCACGTGGCACATCTTCCCCGTCTCCAGCAGCATCCAGCGGTTGCTGGACCAGGGCAAGAGCTCCCTGGACGTTCGGATTGCCTGTGAGCAGTGCCACGAGACGGGCGCCAGCCTGGTGCTCCTgggcaagaagaagaagaaggaggaggagggtgaagggaagaagaaggacGGAGGAGacggaggggcaggggcagacgaGGACAAGGAGCAGTCCCACAGACCTTTCCTCATGCTGCAGGCCCGCCAGTCTGAAGACCACCCTCATCGGCGGCGGAGGCGGGGCTTGGAGTGTGACGGCAAGGTCAACATCTGCTGTAAGAAACAGTTCTTTGTTAGTTTCAAGGACATTGGCTGGAATGACTGGATCATCGCTCCCTCCGGCTATCACGCCAACTACTGCGAGGGTGAGTGCCCGAGCCACATAGCAGGCACATCTGGGTCCTCGCTCTCCTTTCACTCGACCGTCATCAACCACTACCGCATGCGGGGCCACAGCCCCTTCGCCAACCTCAAGTCGTGCTGTGTGCCCACCAAGCTGAGACCCATGTCCATGCTGTACTATGATGATGGGCAGAACATCATCAAAAAGGACATTCAGAACATGATAGTGGAGGAGTGTGGGTGCTCATAGAGCGCCCAGCCCAGGGGGGACGGGAGCCAGAGT is a window from the Leopardus geoffroyi isolate Oge1 chromosome A2, O.geoffroyi_Oge1_pat1.0, whole genome shotgun sequence genome containing:
- the INHBA gene encoding inhibin beta A chain, whose translation is MPLLWLRGFLLASCWIIVRSSPTPGSEGPGAAPDCPSCALATLPKDVPNSQPEMVEAVKKHILNMLHLKKRPEVTQPVPKAALLNAIRKLHVGKVGENGYVEIEDDIGRRAEMNELMEQTSEIITFAESGTARKTLHFEISKEGSDLSVVERAEVWLFLKVPKANRTRTKVTIQLLQKQPQGGVDAGEEAEEMGLMEERNEVLISEKVVDARKSTWHIFPVSSSIQRLLDQGKSSLDVRIACEQCHETGASLVLLGKKKKKEEEGEGKKKDGGDGGAGADEDKEQSHRPFLMLQARQSEDHPHRRRRRGLECDGKVNICCKKQFFVSFKDIGWNDWIIAPSGYHANYCEGECPSHIAGTSGSSLSFHSTVINHYRMRGHSPFANLKSCCVPTKLRPMSMLYYDDGQNIIKKDIQNMIVEECGCS